One window of the Hoplias malabaricus isolate fHopMal1 chromosome Y, fHopMal1.hap1, whole genome shotgun sequence genome contains the following:
- the LOC136678364 gene encoding ankyrin repeat domain-containing protein 12-like isoform X1: protein MAKPGTDRDGAMVEKTAGKKSKDKISPFTKTPKLDRSELMGKEGKPKSSMKRKLSFTVSPPRNEERDSDTDDSDPGQSSDMWGERLLPPCRIYADKDGPDKKKVKKESGGKKSTPVNILFGYPLSERKQMALLMQMTARDNSPDSTPSHPSQTPAVQKRIPNSSTSRQKDKVNKRNERGETPLHMAAIRGDVKQVKELIGLGADVNVKDFAGWTPLHEACNLGYYDVAKVLIGAGAEVNTQGLDDDTPLHDASSSGHKDIVKLLLRHGGNAFQANKRGERPVDVADSQELEQLLKGEIPLSDPEDSSSESEDPPSVNPSSVDENVEYSDAEKDSEGKSTTVKASSSVSGVDEYEFKDEDEEEDLSKALNDRHILRRELRQREKESKEQNHYTSKQSSKSDQTTASCKSKKSKTSRVHYCNSDSSGDETETLSERKCSPTRSVGNDAHKTESRTKKENLNLTPAEQKEKGKLNKKKNKSQSKNKENQEVREDGKENSKSLLFSTATVSDNADKSVREEDSFKMSFSPKDDSSVHLFHLSAVKSPKLNHSQTDKQTTPLKQENAKTCVSIVDGSCPIDGVKYNHYTDSDYCTEGPSSKGCKHKEKSKHHHKELNLDVDDENSSPIKDASLSNSMDGSEGAFRKGDKDSKVVKKHKLKHKEKDKYRKYDEAERNCHRQKEVRKEGHRNMEFDREFWKENFFKSDESEELGGKCETPGSCSPQKSLDSSPVKEEKNTSKDKHSSSSSSKERKPKDEREKDKFIKKEKKEMTYKEEKGKDLRGPENDERVEVLPLVRKPDDSVPSTVVKEEAEEKPVVGNLVDQNQAESTEKSAREKSDKRLSTKERESEKADRKHPDKDKKIKLEHVPDKSDLHNSTDRWKEREKLTSTSHSPGDKSHKESEKLKVVPVIKKHEENKKSKDKLERRSEKDRQEKDHSSSEHRDKEKDKTSSEKKGKVSEKICDHGKIERVKEKDKDSEKRKKEKSKESTPSSTSSSNLKLLLEEKKGYMSESNRTVTSKLKEEVVKTPEKERDKRDRDRDSERHRDRERDRHKEKDKDKDRTPQNRDSKPGKARPTELESDRSKFKASPAQKDTRPKEKRLVNDDLMQTSFERMLSLKDQEIEQWHKKHLEKIKQKERERLKQRPGTDSGKPKIKDKTKMPSTNDVCANKELLRSKSSDTPESYGREKTLKDATSGRTLSLDAKNLPCFGKTGPVIENSLSRSPRPDSERSGIMSRSVSMISVASSEDSCPAAMLTPKLNEYDSDLNLDASDSQPPFLQSSLVPQSSRSPGINDKDTNSLPDTAPCNRTPLSSRHASPYLRAILDEDDKSAAVEADRLTEESQKAGDVACSGDELSKVHTTEASAAHVEESQSNQSCLTAHLPCATPEVEQSANVEDEGSTLSSQFGSVTHSQDPYSKDLAGQQTNLPQASNPLLTTVEISKPNSADSLPEQSGQCQLDNSDVDGTEGSNRDDLLATVPQAESLVSFQPQLCLNTKTPVHSNNLQWDAALEPKSDQSIKADTDMKPEEKERNLSVGPVNKVEDASVESTSGCVRIDWVSSPDSSNAPCGVGREESAKATLCAVNTPQDPQEVVEQTDLNSQEDCKSKLTDEQLGAEGSPLEKNDNCLPTPLSTNVCPSPSPEQTTEEPMEVSEEGQDTRLAETKVEKVMPTEEKPQPQCLPEARTDVDVEMTEEPAPDEKPSKPDATSDGEQNQSCSGVCDASTEPTSGEASGSSSPLSVVDRDSEPSGARSKVRLLDDEVDAQVTHPRKRKMHRVSPPNQANLSAQQIKEKTQQSLAAIVDSLKLEEIQPYQTERANPYYEFLHIRKKIEEKRKVLCSVIPQAPQYYDEYVTFNGSYLLDGNPLSKLCIPMITPPPSLPEPLKEMFKQQEVVRMKLRLQHSIEREKLIVSNEQEVLRVHYRAARTLANQTLPFSACTVLLDAEVYNMPQDVQGDDGKTSVRDRFNARQFMSWLQDVDDKFDKLKTCLLMRQQHEAAALNAVQRLEWQLKLQELDPATYKSTSIFEIPEFYIPLVEVNDDFDLTPI, encoded by the exons ATGGCCAAGCCGGGGACTGACCGAGATGGAGCCATGGTGGAAAAGACAGCTGGGAAGAAG AGTAAAGATAAAATCTCCCCGTTCACAAAAACTCCGAAGCTGGATCGGAGTGAGCTCATGGGGAAGGAGGGGAAGCCCAAGTCTTCCATGAAACGCAAGCTCTCCTTCACTGTCAGCCCGCCCCGGAATGAGGaacgggactcagacacag ATGACTCTGACCCTGGCCAGTCGAGCGATATGTGGGGGGAGAGATTACTTCCTCCCTGCAGGATATACGCAG ATAAAGATGGACCTGATAAAAAGAAGGTAAAGAAGGAGTCCGGGGGTAAGAAGTCCACCCCTGTGAACATTTTATTTGGCTACCCACTGTCTGAGCGCAAGCAGATGGCGCTTCTCATGCAGATGACAGCAAGAGACAACAGTCCAG ACTCCACACCAAGCCACCCGTCCCAGACTCCAGCAGTGCAGAAAAGGATCCCTAACAGCTCCACATCACGACAAAAAGACAAAGTGAACAAGAGGAATGAGCGCGGAGAGACTCCCCTGCACATGGCTGCCATTAGAGGTGATGTGAAGCAGGTCAAGGAGCTTATCGGACTCGGGGCGGATGTAAACGTCAAAGATTTCGCAG GTTGGACACCGCTGCATGAAGCCTGCAACCTTGGTTACTATGACGTGGCAAAGGTTCTGATTGGTGCAGGAGCAGAAGTGAACACACAAGGATTGGACGATGACACTCCTCTTCACGATGCTTCCAGTAGTGGGCACAAAGAT ATTGTGAAGCTACTCTTGCGGCATGGAGGGAACGCATTCCAGGCAAACAAGAGAGGAGAGCGGCCTGTGGATGTTGCAGATTCTCAGGAGTTGGAGCAGCTACTCAAGGGAGAGATTCCATTATCTGACCCAGAGGATAGCTCTTCAG aatCTGAAGATCCTCCGTCTGTGAACCCTTCCAGTGTAGATGAAAATGTGGAATACTCTGATGCGGAGAAGGACTCTGAAGGCAAATCGACGACAGTGAAGGCCTCCTCTTCTGTTTCAGGCGTGGATGAGTATGAGTTCAAAGATGAGGACGAGGAAGAAGACCTGAGTAAAGCACTAAACGACAGGCATATATTGAGACGAGAACTGCGCCAGAGGGAAAAAGAGAGCAAAGAGCAAAATCATTATACGTCCAAGCAGTCGAGCAAGAGCGACCAGACCACAGCATCGTGCAAGTCAAAAAAGTCTAAAACTTCTAGAGTCCACTACTGCAACTCCGATAGCTCAGGAGATGAAACCGAGACGCTGTCTGAGAGAAAGTGTTCGCCAACAAGATCAGTCGGTAATGATGCTCACAAAACAGAAAGTaggacaaaaaaagaaaacttgaACCTCACACCTGCGGagcagaaagaaaagggaaagcttaataagaagaagaacaaaAGTCAGAGTAAAAACAAGGAGAACCAGGAGGTTCGAGAGGATGGAAAAGAGAACAGCAAATCTCTTCTCTTTTCCACAGCAACAGTGTCCGACAATGCTGACAAGAGCGTTCGAGAGGAGGACTCATTCAAAATGTCCTTCAGCCCTAAGGATGATTCATCAGTACATCTCTTTCACTTGTCTGCGGTGAAGTCCCCGAAGCTGAATCATAGTCAGACTGACAAGCAGACCACACcgttaaaacaggaaaatgcaaAGACTTGCGTCTCCATTGTAGATGGATCCTGCCCCATAGATGGAGTCAAGTACAACCACTACACAGATTCTGACTATTGCACGGAAGGTCCTAGCAGTAAGGGCTGTAAGCACAAGGAAAAAAGCAAACACCATCACAAGGAACTCAACTTGGACGTAGATGATGAAAACTCCAGTCCTATTAAAGATGCCAGTCTAAGCAATAGCATGGATGGCTCTGAAGGTGCCTTCAGAAAGGGTGACAAGGATAGCAAGGTTGTGAAAAAGCATAAATTGAAACATAAGGAGAAGGACAAATACCGGAAGTACGACGAGGCTGAGAGGAATTGTCACCGGCAAAAAGAAGTGCGGAAAGAGGGACATAGGAACATGGAGTTTGATCGGGAGTTTTGGAAAGAGAATTTCTTCAAAAGTGACGAGAGCGAGGAATTAGGAGGGAAATGCGAGACACCGGGTAGCTGCTCTCCTCAGAAGTCCCTTGATTCATCGCCAGTTAAAGAAGAAAAGAACACTTCAAAAGACAAGCATtcgagcagcagcagcagcaaagaGAGGAAACCAAaggatgaaagagagaaagacaagttcataaagaaagagaagaaagaaatgacatacaaagaagaaaaaggaaaggATTTGAGAGGGCCTGAAAATGATGAACGTGTAGAAGTTCTTCCCTTGGTGCGAAAGCCTGATGACTCTGTTCCTAGTACTGTTGTAAAAGAGGAGGCAGAGGAAAAGCCTGTCGTCGGCAACTTGGTCGACCAAAATCAGGCGGAGTCCACTGAGAAGAGTGCTCGAGAGAAAAGTGATAAACGGCTGAGCACAAAGGAACGAGAATCTGAAAAAGCAGACAGAAAGCATCCTGACAaagataaaaaaattaaattagagCATGTACCAGATAAATCTGATCTCCATAATTCTACCGATCGatggaaagagagggaaaaattAACCAGCACTTCCCATTCGCCTGGTGACAAAAGCCACAAAGAAAGTGAAAAACTTAAAGTAGTACCTGTTATAAAAAAGCATGAGGAAAACAAGAAGAGCAAGGACAAGCTTGAAAGAAGAAGCGAGAAAGATCGGCAAGAAAAAGATCATTCTTCTAGTGAACACAGGGACAAAGAGAAAGATAAAACAAGTTctgaaaagaaaggaaaagttTCAGAGAAAATTTGTGATCATGGTAAAATTGAGCGAGTTAAAGAAAAAGATAAGGAttctgaaaagagaaaaaaagaaaaatctaaaGAATCCACTCCTTCCTCCACGTCAAGTTCAAATCTCAAACTTCTTTTGGAAGAGAAAAAGGGGTACATGTCTGAGAGCAATAGAACTGTCACTTCAAAGTTAAAGGAAGAGGTCGTGAAAACCCCTGAAAAAGAAAGGGACAAACGGGATAGGGATCGAGATTCTGAAAGACATCGCGATCGGGAGCGTGACCGGCACAAGGAAAAGGACAAAGATAAGGACAGAACTCCGCAGAATAGAGATAGCAAACCTGGTAAAGCAAGGCCTACTGAGCTGGAGTCTGACAGGTCTAAATTCAAAGCCTCGCCTGCACAAAAGGATACTCGTCCTAAAGAGAAGAGGTTGGTCAATGATGATCTTATGCAAACCAGCTTTGAACGTATGCTTAGCCTCAAGGACCAGGAGATTGAGCAGTGGCACAAGAAACATTTGGAAAAAAtcaagcagaaagagagagaaagattaaaACAACGACCAGGGACAGACTCTGGGAAACCGAAAATCaaagataaaacaaaaatgccttCAACCAATGATGTGTGTGCAAACAAGGAACTCTTACGCTCCAAGAGCTCAGACACGCCAGAGAGTTATGGTCGAGAGAAGACCCTAAAAGATGCCACCAGTGGAAGAACACTTTCATTAGATGCAAAGAATCTCCCGTGTTTTGGAAAGACCGGTCCGGTGATTGAAAACAGCCTCAGTCGGTCTCCGAGACCAGACAGTGAAAGATCTGGCATCATGTCGAGATCCGTGTCCATGATCTCAGTAGCCAGTTCAGAAGATTCCTGTCCGGCGGCCATGCTAACGCCTAAGCTTAATGAATATGATTCAGACCTCAATCTAGATGCGTCTGATTCCCAACCTCCTTTCCTGCAGTCTTCCCTCGTTCCTCAGTCCTCCAGATCGCCGGGTATTAACGATAAAGATACTAACAGTCTTCCTGACACAGCTCCTTGCAATCGAACACCGCTTTCAAGTAGACATGCGTCTCCTTACTTAAGAGCTATCCTGGACGAAGATGACAAGTCTGCCGCAGTCGAAGCCGACAGACTGACGGAAGAATCTCAAAAAGCTGGTGACGTTGCATGTTCTGGTGATGAGCTTAGTAAAGTCCACACAACAGAGGCCAGTGCAGCACATGTAGAGGAGAGCCAGAGCAATCAAAGCTGCTTAACAGCACATCTCCCTTGTGCTACACCTGAAGTCGAACAGTCTGCCAATGTTGAGGATGAAGGTAGCACTTTAAGTAGCCAGTTTGGaagtgtcacacactctcaaGATCCTTATTCAAAGGACCTCGCAGGTCAGCAGACTAACCTGCCACAAGCCAGCAATCCGTTGCTGACTACGGTAGAGATCAGCAAACCGAACTCCGCAGATTCTTTGCCAGAGCAAAGTGGGCAGTGTCAGCTTGATAACTCCGATGTAGACGGGACAGAAGGCTCAAACAGAGATGACTTGTTGGCCACTGTGCCCCAAGCTGAATCACTCGTGTCATTTCAGCCACAGCTTTGTTTGAACACTAAGACACCTGTGCATTCGAATAACCTGCAATGGGATGCTGCCTTGGAGCCTAAAAGTGACCAGTCTATAAAAGCTGATACAGATATGAAACCAGAGGAAAAGGAGAGGAATCTATCAGTAGGACCTGTAAACAAAGTGGAAGATGCAAGTGTGGAGAGCACTTCTGGATGTGTCAGAATAGACTGGGTAAGCAGCCCAGATTCATCAAATGCTCCATGTGGGGTCGGTCGTGAGGAGTCTGCAAAGGCTACGTTGTGTGCAGTGAATACACCGCAGGATCCCCAAGAGGTTGTAGAACAGACTGATTTGAATTCACAAGAAGATTGTAAATCAAAGCTTACTGATGAGCAGTTGGGCGCTGAAGGTTCTCCGTTAGAGAAAAACGATAATTGTTTGCCCACACCTTTGTCTACAAACGTATGCCCTAGTCCTAGCCCTGAGCAGACAACCGAGGAGCCGATGGAAGTGTCTGAGGAGGGGCAAGACACTAGACTTGCTGAAACGAAAGTTGAGAAAGTAATGCCCACTGAGGAGAAGCCTCAGCCCCAGTGTCTCCCAGAAGCTAGGACAGATGTAGATGTAGAAATGACAGAAGAGCCCGCCCCTGACGAGAAGCCATCAAAACCAGACGCTACGTCAGATGGAGAACAAAATCAAAGCTGTTCTGGTGTTTGCGACGCTTCAACAGAGCCAACAAGTGGAGAAGCCTCTGGAAGCTCTTCTCCATTGTCTGTAGTAGACAGAGACAGCGAGCCATCTGGGGCAAGGTCTAAGGTCCGGCTTCTGGACGATGAAGTCGACGCACAGGTGACCCATCCAAGGAAACGAAAGATGCACAGGGTTTCTCCTCCAAACCAAGCCAACCTATCAGCGCAACAAATCAAGGAGAAGACCCAACAGTCTTTGGCAGCAATTGTAGACTCACTAAAGCTTGAAGAAATTCAGCCCTACCAGACAGAACGGGCTAACCCCTACTACGAGTTCCTGCATATCCGCAAGAAGATTGAGGAGAAGAGGAAGGTGCTGTGTAGTGTCATCCCTCAAGCACCACAGTACTATGATGAATATGTCACTTTTAACGGGTCCTACCTGCTCGATGGGAACCCCCTCAGCAAGCTTTGTATTCCAATG ATAACTCCACCACCCTCTCTGCCTGAGCCATTAAAAGAGATGTTCAAACAGCAAGAGGTAGTGCGGATGAAACTGCGCTTACAGCACAGCATTGAGAGG GAAAAACTGATTGTGTCCAATGAGCAAGAAGTCTTGCGTGTTCATTACCGCGCTGCAAGAACGCTAGCCAATCAGACGCTCCCGTTTAGTGCCTGCACTGTCTTGTTGGATGCGGAGGTGTACAATATGCCCCAGGACGTACAG GGTGATGATGGGAAGACCTCAGTGAGGGATCGGTTCAATGCAAGGCAGTTCATGTCATGGCTTCAAGATGTTGATGACAAGTTTGACAAGTTAAAg ACGTGTCTCCTGATGAGACAGCAGCATGAGGCAGCAGCTCTCAATGCTGTGCAGCGTTTGGAGTGGCAGCTGAAGCTCCAGGAGCTGGATCCAGCCACCTACAAATCAACCAGCATCTTTGAGATTCCTGAGTTCTACATCCCTCTTGTGGAGGTCAACGACGACTTTGACCTGACCCCAATATAA